The window GGATAAAAAACATCCCACCCGATTTTTTTGTAACGGTGTCGTGCAAACTCCGTTCATTGGGCACGTCTTTCACGCCAAATCGCGAATGCACATAGATTGAGTGCAAAAAGAGGCTAAATAAGCCTAAAAAGAGGAGTGAAACAGGGAAAAAAGGGACCATTTTCGCAAAGTTTCTCAGATCAGGGTGTTTTGGCAGTTTTTTATTGCAAAAAACAGTCCCTCCTCGATGTTTAATTTATGTTTCAGGGCGTTTATACTGCGGTCATCACCCCCTTCCGCCAGGGGAAAATCGATTATGATAGTTATTTTAAGATCCTAGAAAACCAGATCCGTTCCGGTGTCGCTGGTGTGGTCCCTTGTGGGACAACGGGAGAGTCTCCGACCTTATCCTACGAAGAACACAAGGAACTCATCCAAAAAACCGTGCAAGTGGTTTCAGGGAAGATCCAAGTGATCGCAGGCACAGGTTCCAATTCTACCAAAGAAGCAATTGAGCTCACAGAGTCAGCTTGTGCGGACGGAGTGGACGGAATCCTTTCCGTTAACCCATATTACAACAAACCTACCCAAGAAGGGATGTTCCAACATTTTACAGCGATTGCCAATGTTTCATCCAAACCGGTCATGTTGTACAATATCCCTGGTAGAACCAATGTTAATTTATTACCAGAAACTGTCAGTCGTTTGGCGGCGCATCCAAAAATTGCGGCGATCAAAGAAGCAACAGGTGACTTGGGACAAATGGCAAAGGTAATTTCCCAATGCCCTACCAACTTTGATTTATTATCTGGTGATGACAACCTAACACTGCCAGTACTCTCGATCGGTGGAAAAGGGGTTGTATCCGTTGTTTCTAATTTATTCCCACGCGCTTGTGTGGATATGGTGTCCTTGTACTTACGCGGAGACTTAGAAGCTTCCAAAAAGATATATTACAAACTGCTTCCTGTTTTTGTAAATGCCTTCATTGAAACAAACCCAATCCCTATCAAAGCAGCGATGAGTTGGTTTGGGTATTGTAGTAACGAACTCAGATTACCGATGACTTCTTTATCTGAAGGTACAGCATCAGAGTCGTTCAAAAAAATTGTATTCCAACTAAAAGAGGAAGGCATTGTCTAAAATCAAAGTAGGTGTGATAGGGGCTGGAGGAAGGATGGGGAAAGCCATCATCCAAGTACTTTCCCTTTCCAAAAAATCAGAGTTAAGCGCTGCTGTTGTGAGAGAAGGCGCCATTTATGCTGGATTTGATTCTGGAAATCATGCTGGAATCAAAGAAACGGGTATCTTACTTTCATCCGACTTACAGAAAGCATGTGAAGGATCCGATGTCCTCATTGATTTTAGTACTCATACAGGTTTTGAATCAATATTAAATGCGGCATTACAAAATCACAAACCATTGGTCATCGGAACGACAGGTCTTACTGATTCAGACAAAACATTAATCCAATCGGCCGCAAAAACCATTCCGATTGTTTTTTCTCCCAATATGTCTGTTGGTGTGAACTTACTATTTAAACTCACCGAAATTGCCGCAAAAGTCCTTCACGAAGATTTTGATATTGAAGTTTTGGACATCCACCATCGCCACAAAAAAGATGCTCCATCGGGTACAGCCATGTACCTAAAAGAAGTGTTGCTTGGGGCAAGCAAACGAAGTGAAGAGAATGTGATTTATGGTCGCCATGGGATGTATCCAGAACGTGACCAAAAGGAAATTGCGATGCACACTATGCGTGCAGGTGAAGTGGTTGGGGAACACACCGTTTATTTTTTTAGTCCTGAAGAAAGGATAGAGATCACACACCGTGCACAGGACCGCAAAACATTTGCTAGTGGTGCAGTCAAAGCTGCCGAATTTTTACATGGCAAATCGAAAGGTTTGTACAATATGTTTGATGTTTTAGGGATTTAAATTGGATTTTTTTCGAGGATTATACATCATTCCGTGGAGTAAAAATTATATCTCCATTACACTTGATGTACTCATCGTCGCGTTTCTGATTTATAAAACATACACAACATTACGCAGAACCCGTGGTATCCAACTTCTCCTCGGTGTGGGAATTATTTGGATTTCAGGGAGTTTTGCTGAATACT of the Leptospira biflexa serovar Patoc strain 'Patoc 1 (Paris)' genome contains:
- the dapA gene encoding 4-hydroxy-tetrahydrodipicolinate synthase, encoding MFQGVYTAVITPFRQGKIDYDSYFKILENQIRSGVAGVVPCGTTGESPTLSYEEHKELIQKTVQVVSGKIQVIAGTGSNSTKEAIELTESACADGVDGILSVNPYYNKPTQEGMFQHFTAIANVSSKPVMLYNIPGRTNVNLLPETVSRLAAHPKIAAIKEATGDLGQMAKVISQCPTNFDLLSGDDNLTLPVLSIGGKGVVSVVSNLFPRACVDMVSLYLRGDLEASKKIYYKLLPVFVNAFIETNPIPIKAAMSWFGYCSNELRLPMTSLSEGTASESFKKIVFQLKEEGIV
- the dapB gene encoding 4-hydroxy-tetrahydrodipicolinate reductase, which gives rise to MSKIKVGVIGAGGRMGKAIIQVLSLSKKSELSAAVVREGAIYAGFDSGNHAGIKETGILLSSDLQKACEGSDVLIDFSTHTGFESILNAALQNHKPLVIGTTGLTDSDKTLIQSAAKTIPIVFSPNMSVGVNLLFKLTEIAAKVLHEDFDIEVLDIHHRHKKDAPSGTAMYLKEVLLGASKRSEENVIYGRHGMYPERDQKEIAMHTMRAGEVVGEHTVYFFSPEERIEITHRAQDRKTFASGAVKAAEFLHGKSKGLYNMFDVLGI